A genomic segment from Planktothrix sp. FACHB-1365 encodes:
- a CDS encoding Fe2+-dependent dioxygenase, whose protein sequence is MIFCIADVLTAEELETTLTLLQQAEFIDGKTTAGRYVKEVKNNQQIKTDTEITSELRTIVLQALKRNELFQIAARPKAIRPIIFSRYDVGMYYGSHFDNAVMGDEFISRTDVSLTLFLSDPNTYQGGELVIETSLGEQSFKLDAGSAIVYPSSTLHRVETVTEGTRWAAITWIQSLVRDPSKREILFDLDTARRSLFKQYGKTIEFDLIAKSHANLLRKWADI, encoded by the coding sequence ATGATTTTTTGTATTGCTGATGTTCTCACAGCAGAAGAACTAGAAACAACTTTGACGTTACTTCAACAAGCTGAGTTTATAGATGGAAAAACAACGGCTGGACGGTACGTTAAAGAAGTTAAAAATAATCAACAAATCAAAACCGATACGGAGATTACTTCCGAACTAAGAACTATTGTTCTCCAAGCTTTAAAGCGTAACGAACTGTTTCAAATAGCAGCACGTCCTAAAGCAATTCGCCCGATTATTTTCAGTCGTTATGATGTGGGAATGTATTATGGTTCCCATTTCGATAATGCTGTGATGGGAGATGAATTTATTTCTCGAACAGATGTTTCATTAACTTTATTTCTCTCTGACCCTAATACCTATCAAGGGGGAGAATTAGTGATTGAAACTTCATTAGGGGAACAGAGTTTTAAGTTAGATGCAGGTTCGGCGATTGTTTATCCGTCTTCGACCTTACATCGTGTGGAAACAGTAACTGAAGGGACTCGCTGGGCGGCTATTACTTGGATTCAAAGTTTAGTTCGTGACCCATCTAAACGAGAAATATTGTTTGATTTAGATACCGCTCGTAGAAGTCTTTTCAAACAATATGGCAAAACTATAGAATTCGACTTAATTGCTAAAAGTCACGCCAATTTATTGCGGAAATGGGCTGATATTTAA